In Sebaldella termitidis ATCC 33386, one DNA window encodes the following:
- a CDS encoding class II fructose-bisphosphate aldolase: MYVSMKEMLNNANKNNYAVLAVNCFNMETVRAAVKAAEEKRAPIIINIVQDHFQEHAKAELIAPITKELVKNKNVPVALNLDHGKDYDSCVYALRHGFTSLMIDASSKPFAENIEITGEVVRLARAAGLSVEGELGHIGSGGSYNSENQKELYTDPDETKEFFEKTGIDALAVSCGTAHGLYKEGVVPEINFELIKKIKNITGKPLVLHGGSGADGEALRKVVSCGINKINVGADIFKAGSKKIYEELMKDSEANLFELMIKMEEACKEEIIRYLAFSGSEGWAEEIIKEAIF, translated from the coding sequence ATGTATGTTTCAATGAAAGAAATGCTTAATAATGCCAATAAAAATAATTATGCAGTACTGGCTGTGAACTGCTTTAATATGGAAACTGTAAGAGCTGCGGTAAAAGCAGCAGAAGAAAAAAGAGCACCGATAATCATAAATATAGTGCAGGATCATTTTCAGGAACATGCGAAGGCTGAATTAATTGCACCAATAACAAAAGAACTGGTGAAAAATAAAAATGTTCCTGTAGCATTAAATCTAGATCATGGAAAAGATTATGATTCCTGTGTTTATGCACTTAGGCATGGTTTTACTTCTCTGATGATAGATGCAAGCAGCAAACCGTTTGCAGAAAATATAGAAATTACCGGAGAAGTAGTACGGCTTGCCAGAGCAGCGGGTCTTAGCGTGGAGGGGGAGTTAGGTCATATCGGTTCAGGAGGCTCATATAACAGTGAAAACCAGAAAGAGCTTTATACTGATCCGGATGAAACAAAAGAGTTTTTTGAAAAAACCGGGATAGATGCTTTGGCAGTTTCCTGCGGAACAGCTCACGGTCTTTATAAGGAAGGAGTAGTTCCCGAGATTAATTTTGAGCTTATTAAGAAAATAAAAAATATTACCGGAAAGCCGCTGGTTTTACACGGAGGAAGCGGTGCAGACGGAGAAGCACTTAGAAAAGTAGTTTCCTGCGGGATTAATAAAATTAACGTAGGAGCAGATATATTCAAAGCGGGAAGTAAGAAAATATATGAGGAGTTAATGAAGGATTCTGAAGCTAACTTATTTGAACTGATGATAAAAATGGAAGAAGCATGTAAGGAAGAGATAATAAGATATCTTGCATTTTCAGGCTCAGAGGGATGGGCAGAAGAAATAATAAAAGAAGCAATTTTTTAA
- a CDS encoding BglG family transcription antiterminator: protein MHSLLSRQKEIIIYLMDKGDYIPVKNIAENIRVSEKTVYRELKAIEEYLKSRYIFLEKRPGTGIKLNITKEQKMKLNFELHAGKENKNDYMSTEYRRQKILTEFLSNSPKAYSIQQLSEKYYISRASIVNDLKYIEDRIKQYDLRLERNKNGTMLTGSEMNIRKAILGIINELMTANHENKNGLRESRLNDENLYELFGQFGREEVEAVAKILKDTEQKLNYTMGEIYYINMITHILILIKRLRNGNILYENKMRRDIRKTDKRIYTISQEMSGKITETFKIEVPEEETYFIYQYLISSGMEIINAGTDTSELLLDTSPVIMEIAEEIIRKISEIVDFKLTPDKQLYESLILHLKAMMNRLKYNISIKNPILEDIKKEFSAIYGLVGLVTLDTLEKYNIRAISPDEIGYLTFYFQAAVEQNMKQKRVLVVCSSGVGSSHLLRGRIRHSFPEWDIADVISTGRLKAGYDLKDIDLIISTINISGIDMPIAYVTALFNEADVRNVTEIYLKNALKSKNTAFSFKGIKKFLNKRYIQIENEIFSEKTNVKKLIKKIINENYLEIRNAKEYISEIHINESFSVYLIKKDIVTKTCVGFRIKSSAAGEYKADIIIGVKDNDEIHRQLLREIFELYNNKELLKKICFCRNTNEISELINLN, encoded by the coding sequence ACAGGAATAAAGCTTAATATAACAAAAGAACAGAAAATGAAGCTGAATTTTGAGCTTCATGCAGGAAAAGAAAATAAAAATGATTACATGTCAACAGAATACAGGAGACAAAAGATACTTACCGAATTTTTGAGCAATTCGCCAAAAGCCTATTCCATACAACAGCTGTCGGAAAAATATTACATAAGCAGGGCATCCATAGTTAATGATCTGAAATACATAGAAGACAGAATAAAGCAATATGATCTGCGTCTGGAAAGAAATAAAAACGGAACTATGCTTACAGGTTCGGAAATGAACATAAGAAAAGCTATTCTGGGCATAATAAATGAGCTCATGACTGCGAATCATGAAAATAAAAACGGGTTAAGGGAATCAAGGCTTAATGATGAAAATCTGTATGAGCTTTTTGGGCAGTTTGGCAGAGAAGAAGTGGAAGCTGTTGCCAAGATACTTAAAGATACAGAGCAGAAGCTGAATTATACAATGGGGGAAATATATTACATAAATATGATAACACATATACTGATACTGATAAAGAGGCTTAGGAACGGAAATATTCTTTATGAAAATAAAATGAGGAGGGATATTAGAAAAACAGATAAGAGAATATATACAATATCACAGGAAATGTCCGGGAAAATAACAGAAACTTTCAAAATAGAAGTACCGGAAGAGGAAACTTATTTTATATATCAGTATCTAATTTCCTCGGGAATGGAAATTATCAATGCAGGTACTGACACAAGCGAACTTCTGCTTGATACCAGTCCTGTAATAATGGAAATAGCAGAAGAGATAATAAGAAAGATATCAGAAATAGTGGATTTTAAGCTAACGCCGGATAAACAGCTGTATGAAAGTCTTATTCTACATCTTAAAGCTATGATGAACAGATTGAAATATAATATCAGTATAAAGAATCCCATTTTGGAAGATATAAAAAAAGAATTTTCCGCGATTTACGGATTGGTTGGGCTTGTAACATTGGATACACTGGAAAAATACAATATAAGAGCAATCAGTCCTGATGAAATAGGGTATCTTACTTTTTATTTTCAAGCAGCAGTAGAACAGAATATGAAGCAGAAAAGAGTACTGGTGGTATGTTCCAGCGGAGTAGGTTCATCACATTTATTAAGAGGACGTATAAGGCATTCCTTTCCTGAATGGGATATTGCAGATGTAATATCTACAGGACGTCTTAAGGCAGGATATGATCTCAAGGATATAGATCTCATAATTTCTACTATAAATATTTCGGGGATAGACATGCCTATAGCATATGTAACGGCATTATTTAATGAGGCTGATGTGCGGAATGTAACTGAAATATATCTGAAAAATGCTTTAAAGAGCAAAAATACTGCTTTTTCATTTAAGGGGATAAAGAAATTTTTGAATAAAAGATATATTCAAATAGAAAATGAAATTTTTTCTGAAAAAACAAATGTAAAAAAATTAATAAAAAAAATAATAAATGAAAATTATCTTGAAATAAGAAACGCAAAGGAATATATTTCGGAAATACATATTAATGAAAGTTTTTCCGTGTATCTTATAAAAAAAGACATAGTAACTAAAACATGTGTGGGTTTCAGAATAAAAAGCAGTGCTGCTGGGGAATACAAAGCAGATATAATAATCGGGGTTAAGGATAATGATGAAATACACAGACAGCTGTTAAGAGAGATATTTGAACTCTATAATAACAAGGAACTGCTGAAAAAAATCTGTTTTTGCAGAAATACCAATGAAATCAGCGAATTAATAAATTTGAATTAG
- a CDS encoding ketose-bisphosphate aldolase, producing MLLTMKELLETAQKNKFAVGAFNVADSTFLRAVVEEAERAKAPAIIAIHPTELEFVTDEFISYAKHRAYVSNVPLVIHLDHGGNMNEIVRAIKCGFTSVMIDGSTLPYEENVSITKKVVEIAHAAGVSVEGELGTIGQTGNSVEGGVSEITYTDPEQAKDFVTRTGVDTLAVAIGTAHGIYPKDVKPELQLDILKKIREATDIPLVLHGGSANPDSEIAESVRLGVSKINISSDMKFAYFKKAREILSTTELWDPNVIYPECITEAQKVINHKMKLFSSIGKAELYR from the coding sequence ATGTTACTAACAATGAAAGAATTACTGGAGACAGCACAAAAAAACAAATTTGCAGTGGGGGCATTTAATGTGGCAGACAGCACATTTTTGAGAGCAGTAGTGGAAGAAGCGGAAAGAGCAAAAGCTCCTGCAATAATAGCAATTCATCCCACAGAGCTTGAATTCGTAACTGATGAGTTTATTTCATATGCAAAACACAGAGCATATGTGAGCAATGTACCTCTTGTGATACATTTGGACCACGGAGGGAATATGAATGAAATAGTAAGAGCGATAAAATGTGGTTTTACATCTGTAATGATAGATGGTTCTACACTGCCGTATGAGGAAAATGTAAGTATTACTAAAAAGGTAGTGGAAATAGCTCATGCAGCAGGAGTTTCTGTAGAAGGAGAATTGGGAACTATAGGACAGACAGGAAATTCAGTAGAAGGCGGAGTTAGTGAGATTACATATACAGATCCTGAACAGGCTAAGGATTTTGTAACAAGAACCGGGGTAGATACTCTGGCAGTAGCAATAGGAACAGCACACGGAATATATCCTAAAGATGTAAAGCCGGAATTGCAGCTGGATATCCTGAAGAAAATAAGAGAGGCAACAGATATTCCTTTGGTACTGCACGGCGGATCTGCTAATCCTGACAGTGAAATAGCAGAATCAGTAAGACTTGGAGTAAGTAAGATAAACATTTCAAGTGATATGAAGTTTGCATATTTCAAAAAAGCAAGGGAAATACTGAGCACTACAGAATTATGGGATCCAAATGTAATATATCCTGAATGTATAACAGAGGCTCAAAAAGTCATAAATCATAAGATGAAACTATTTTCTTCTATAGGAAAAGCAGAGCTTTACAGATAG
- a CDS encoding PTS fructose transporter subunit IIB — translation MKIVGIAACTSGIAHTYIAKEKLIRAAQEAGHEVHIETQGTIGTEDELTSQDIAAADIVIIAADIAVSGKERFKGKKTIEIPTSVCIKSSKQLIKKIEDELGK, via the coding sequence ATGAAAATAGTAGGAATAGCTGCATGTACATCAGGAATAGCACATACTTATATTGCAAAAGAAAAATTGATACGTGCAGCGCAAGAGGCGGGACATGAAGTTCACATTGAAACACAGGGTACTATTGGAACGGAAGATGAATTGACAAGTCAGGATATCGCAGCTGCGGATATTGTGATTATTGCTGCTGATATCGCAGTGTCAGGAAAAGAACGTTTTAAAGGAAAGAAAACAATTGAAATTCCAACTAGTGTTTGTATTAAATCATCAAAACAATTAATTAAAAAAATTGAAGACGAATTAGGAAAATAA
- a CDS encoding PTS fructose transporter subunit IIC — translation MKNIGQELKKHALTAISYMLPLVVASGLLIAIGNLMGGEVVTDIEKMTIPSALTSLGVFGMGLLPSFISGYIAYSIADRPGIAPGFLMGQIASFLGAGFLGGMIGGYFVGYIALAIKKYLKVPAWAQALMPMMIIPTLSAIIGGLLMYFVVGTPIVWITNGLTNFIVGLDSSAKILYGFIIGGLGCIDYGGPISKVPNLICDGLLLEGITEPEAIKVLAAMVPPLGVALSLVLSRVLKKNIYKNTEVENIKVAFPMGLCMISEGVIPIAMNDLLRTVFCTSIGCGVTGAISFSLGVGSKVPSGGIFVIPAMSNPLGAVIALLSGTVVTAVLLVIVKKRVNPEDEVISDDEKEVDLSNIVISG, via the coding sequence ATGAAGAATATAGGTCAAGAGTTGAAAAAACATGCATTAACTGCCATATCGTATATGCTTCCGCTTGTAGTTGCATCAGGGCTTCTTATTGCTATTGGTAATTTAATGGGTGGGGAAGTTGTTACAGATATAGAAAAAATGACGATTCCCAGCGCATTAACATCACTTGGAGTATTTGGAATGGGGTTACTGCCTTCATTCATCTCAGGTTATATTGCATATAGTATTGCTGATCGTCCTGGAATAGCACCCGGGTTTTTGATGGGGCAAATTGCTTCATTTCTTGGTGCCGGATTCTTAGGTGGGATGATCGGAGGATATTTTGTTGGATATATTGCATTAGCTATTAAAAAATATTTGAAAGTTCCAGCATGGGCACAGGCATTAATGCCGATGATGATTATTCCGACGTTATCTGCTATTATCGGCGGACTGCTGATGTATTTTGTAGTCGGAACGCCAATTGTATGGATTACAAACGGATTAACAAACTTTATTGTCGGGCTTGACAGTTCAGCTAAAATTTTATACGGATTTATTATAGGCGGATTAGGCTGTATAGATTACGGAGGTCCTATTAGTAAAGTTCCGAATTTAATTTGTGACGGACTATTATTAGAAGGTATTACTGAGCCGGAAGCAATTAAAGTACTGGCAGCTATGGTTCCGCCATTAGGAGTAGCGTTATCTCTTGTTCTTTCCAGAGTTTTGAAAAAAAATATTTATAAAAACACAGAGGTTGAAAATATTAAAGTAGCATTTCCAATGGGATTATGTATGATTTCTGAAGGAGTCATACCAATAGCCATGAATGATTTACTTAGAACTGTTTTCTGTACTTCAATCGGGTGCGGAGTAACAGGTGCGATTAGTTTTTCATTAGGAGTAGGAAGCAAGGTGCCGTCTGGCGGAATATTTGTTATCCCGGCTATGAGCAATCCGTTAGGAGCGGTTATCGCTTTATTAAGCGGTACAGTAGTAACAGCAGTTTTACTTGTTATTGTAAAGAAAAGAGTAAATCCAGAAGATGAAGTTATCTCTGATGATGAAAAAGAAGTAGATTTGTCAAATATCGTTATTAGCGGATAG
- a CDS encoding PTS sugar transporter subunit IIA: MDITKVINEKTIDLNLKGKNKDEVLSELTDMLFNENIISSKEGFLKDVYLREAEGQTGLGNYIAIPHGKSDSVLKTSLAIGRTKESIEWETLDGKPVKCIILFAVRSMDKTTTHIKLLSQVAEALADDDITEKLLTKENPKEIMELFREKK, translated from the coding sequence ATGGATATAACAAAAGTAATTAACGAAAAAACTATCGATTTAAATCTGAAAGGAAAAAATAAGGATGAGGTTCTTAGTGAATTAACAGATATGCTTTTTAATGAGAATATTATCAGTTCAAAAGAAGGCTTTTTGAAAGATGTATATTTAAGGGAAGCAGAGGGACAGACAGGACTGGGGAATTATATAGCCATTCCGCACGGAAAATCAGACAGTGTATTAAAGACTTCACTTGCAATAGGGCGGACAAAGGAAAGTATAGAATGGGAGACTCTGGATGGAAAACCGGTAAAATGTATAATTTTATTTGCGGTAAGATCTATGGATAAAACTACAACACACATAAAACTGCTTTCTCAGGTAGCGGAAGCACTGGCTGATGATGATATTACGGAAAAGCTTCTGACTAAGGAAAATCCGAAAGAAATAATGGAGTTATTCAGGGAAAAAAAATAA